A genomic segment from Halorubrum depositum encodes:
- a CDS encoding RNB domain-containing ribonuclease: MSDDEPKPGSAEDQGPVTITPELADRLADKRADLFEEFEIPDEFPNEVLREAETRTEGVYEEIEAEIDEREDLRDLTTWTTDPVDAQDFDDAISIEREEGAYRLWVHIADVTHYVTPDTAMWEEAVKRANTVYLPDYTIHMLPPVLAETVCSLVPNEDRLAHTVEMEIDDETLSFEDIDIYKSVINSDERLTYSECENRLEDPSLPLGEENALAFELADRMHEQRKEDGSLVLNPRRDRAHTIIEESMLKANKAVTHTLMWDRGVEAMYRVHPQPTPDQWSEALKEIQELNGVSIPGDAWGDDPRKAVNAALEESPGRQLNKIQRAVLKVMPRAKYMNDPFGGHHALNFDIYGHFTSPIRRLSDTINHWIVHENDVPETLVELCDHASDRQKDGETVERIYKQFLQEQGLDPHAVNNRGIEVVDDAEEAKHTV; this comes from the coding sequence ATGTCAGACGACGAGCCGAAACCGGGGTCCGCCGAGGACCAGGGTCCCGTGACGATCACGCCGGAGCTGGCGGACCGCCTCGCCGACAAGCGGGCGGACCTGTTCGAGGAGTTCGAGATCCCCGACGAGTTCCCGAACGAGGTCCTGCGCGAGGCCGAGACTCGGACCGAGGGCGTGTACGAGGAGATCGAAGCCGAGATCGACGAGCGCGAGGACCTCCGCGACCTGACGACGTGGACCACCGACCCGGTCGACGCGCAGGACTTCGACGACGCGATCTCCATCGAGCGCGAGGAGGGCGCCTACCGGCTGTGGGTCCACATCGCCGACGTCACCCACTACGTCACGCCCGACACGGCGATGTGGGAGGAGGCGGTGAAGCGCGCGAACACCGTCTACCTGCCCGACTACACGATCCACATGCTCCCGCCGGTGCTCGCGGAGACGGTCTGCTCGCTCGTCCCCAACGAGGACCGGCTCGCGCACACCGTCGAGATGGAGATCGACGACGAGACGCTCTCGTTCGAGGACATCGACATCTACAAGTCCGTCATCAACTCCGACGAGCGGCTCACCTACTCCGAGTGTGAGAACCGCCTCGAAGATCCCTCGCTCCCCCTCGGCGAGGAGAACGCGCTCGCCTTCGAGCTCGCCGACCGGATGCACGAGCAGCGCAAGGAGGACGGATCGCTCGTGTTGAACCCGCGCCGCGACCGCGCGCACACCATCATCGAGGAGTCGATGCTGAAGGCGAACAAGGCGGTGACGCACACCCTGATGTGGGACCGCGGCGTCGAGGCGATGTACCGCGTCCACCCGCAGCCGACCCCCGACCAGTGGAGCGAGGCGCTGAAGGAGATCCAGGAGCTCAACGGCGTCTCCATCCCCGGCGACGCGTGGGGCGACGACCCGCGCAAGGCGGTCAACGCCGCCCTCGAAGAGTCTCCGGGGCGCCAGCTCAACAAGATCCAGCGCGCCGTGCTGAAGGTGATGCCCCGCGCGAAGTACATGAACGACCCGTTCGGCGGCCACCACGCGCTCAATTTCGACATCTACGGCCACTTCACCTCGCCCATCCGCCGGCTCTCGGACACGATCAACCACTGGATCGTCCACGAGAACGACGTGCCGGAGACCCTCGTCGAGCTGTGCGACCACGCCAGCGACCGACAGAAGGACGGCGAGACGGTCGAACGCATATACAAGCAGTTCCTCCAAGAGCAGGGGCTCGATCCCCACGCGGTGAACAACCGCGGGATCGAGGTCGTCGACGACGCCGAGGAAGCGAAACACACGGTCTAA
- the ribB gene encoding 3,4-dihydroxy-2-butanone-4-phosphate synthase, translating to MRADVDADGDAEVAPEAEAGTTADAEATDAAESVERALAAFRAGDPVCVHDFADREGETDIVYPAGAVDEAAVAHMRNDAGGLICVAVADPVANAFGLPFLADALDHPAVDDDPDYDDRSSFSLPVNHRETFTGITDEDRARTIVELAGAAADVDADPAGYGPEDFAAEFRAPGHVHVLRGDRDGLGGRTGHTELGLAMAEAIGAAPAAVVCEMLDDETGAALAPADAEAYARRRQIPYVEGAALVEALK from the coding sequence ATGCGCGCCGACGTCGACGCCGACGGCGACGCGGAGGTCGCCCCCGAGGCCGAGGCCGGAACGACCGCCGACGCGGAGGCCACCGACGCGGCCGAGTCTGTCGAGCGCGCGCTCGCGGCCTTCCGCGCCGGCGACCCGGTCTGCGTCCACGACTTCGCCGACCGCGAGGGGGAGACGGACATCGTCTACCCGGCCGGCGCCGTCGACGAGGCCGCGGTCGCGCACATGCGCAACGACGCCGGCGGGCTGATCTGCGTCGCGGTCGCAGACCCCGTCGCGAACGCGTTCGGGCTCCCGTTCCTCGCCGACGCGCTCGACCACCCCGCGGTCGACGACGACCCGGACTACGACGACCGCTCCTCGTTCTCCCTCCCCGTGAACCACCGCGAGACGTTCACCGGGATCACGGACGAGGACCGCGCGCGGACCATCGTCGAGCTCGCGGGCGCGGCCGCCGACGTCGACGCCGACCCCGCAGGGTACGGTCCCGAAGACTTCGCGGCGGAGTTCCGCGCGCCCGGCCACGTCCACGTGCTCCGGGGCGACCGCGACGGGCTCGGCGGCCGGACCGGTCACACGGAGCTCGGACTCGCGATGGCCGAGGCCATCGGCGCCGCCCCCGCCGCCGTGGTCTGCGAGATGCTCGACGACGAGACGGGCGCCGCGCTGGCGCCCGCGGATGCCGAGGCGTACGCCCGCCGGCGACAGATTCCCTACGTCGAGGGCGCCGCGCTCGTCGAGGCGCTTAAATAA
- a CDS encoding DUF7562 family protein, with translation MWGSRRSRDRRTVTCIACGDSLLREDAREYDKEGDRWNRRDKEFEYLCTDCDDELCHQPRDGLESLVCSIEGDGLSREEFLGRYADAVALDGSDDDATGSRGRSDRDREPSDRDR, from the coding sequence ATGTGGGGATCCCGGAGGAGCCGGGACCGGCGGACGGTGACCTGTATCGCGTGCGGCGACTCGCTGCTGCGCGAGGACGCGCGCGAGTACGACAAGGAGGGGGACCGCTGGAACCGGCGCGACAAGGAGTTCGAGTACCTCTGTACCGACTGCGACGACGAGCTCTGTCACCAGCCCCGCGACGGGCTCGAGTCGCTCGTCTGTTCCATCGAGGGCGACGGGCTCTCGCGCGAGGAGTTCCTCGGCCGCTACGCCGACGCAGTGGCGCTCGACGGGAGCGACGACGACGCGACCGGGTCTCGCGGCCGATCCGACCGCGACCGGGAGCCGTCGGACCGCGACCGCTAG
- a CDS encoding DUF120 domain-containing protein, which translates to MAEATATTDPDPAAIAALKHVGLVGGLTETKVSCAALGDRLDASTQTASRRLQTLESAGYIERDVVGDGQWVRVTDAGEAALRAEYADYRRLFESEVELVLRGAVTGGMGEGRHYITLSGYAEQFRERLGYEPFPGTLNVDLTEESVRRRGEMAGIDAVPIDAWEDEDRTYGAASCYGVTLVAGDDRYEEVHAIVPDRTHHDDDQLELIAPERLRDALALDDGHDVEVRVAATSRADEPAEDAEGADDAAEPDAPETEAA; encoded by the coding sequence ATGGCAGAAGCGACGGCGACGACGGACCCCGACCCGGCCGCGATCGCGGCCCTGAAACACGTCGGGCTCGTCGGCGGCCTGACCGAGACGAAGGTGTCGTGCGCGGCGCTGGGCGACCGCCTCGACGCCTCGACGCAGACCGCCTCCCGGCGGTTGCAGACCCTCGAATCCGCGGGGTACATCGAGCGCGACGTTGTCGGCGACGGCCAGTGGGTGCGCGTCACCGACGCGGGCGAGGCGGCCCTCCGCGCGGAGTACGCCGACTACCGCCGGCTGTTCGAGAGCGAGGTCGAGCTCGTCCTCCGCGGCGCCGTCACCGGCGGGATGGGTGAGGGACGCCACTACATCACCCTCTCCGGCTACGCCGAGCAGTTCCGCGAGCGCCTCGGCTACGAACCGTTCCCGGGCACGCTCAACGTCGACCTGACCGAGGAGAGCGTCCGGCGGCGCGGCGAGATGGCCGGCATCGACGCGGTCCCGATCGACGCGTGGGAGGACGAGGACCGCACCTACGGCGCGGCCTCGTGTTACGGCGTCACCCTCGTCGCCGGCGACGACCGCTACGAGGAGGTCCACGCGATCGTCCCCGACCGCACCCACCACGACGACGACCAGCTGGAGCTGATCGCCCCCGAGCGCCTCCGCGACGCGCTCGCGCTCGACGACGGCCACGATGTCGAGGTCCGGGTGGCGGCGACGAGCCGGGCGGACGAGCCCGCGGAGGACGCGGAGGGCGCGGACGACGCCGCCGAGCCCGACGCCCCCGAGACGGAGGCGGCCTGA
- a CDS encoding MaoC family dehydratase, producing MVRDTDAHDRGSSDATDERNPTAATDGGADRRLVAGWEGRYYEDFAVGDVYKHPYGRTVTETDNVWFTNLTMNVNPMHFNEAYAAETEFGERLVDGTFVIALAVGMSVVDVSANATANLGYDEIRHHAPVFHGDTLFAESEVLDKRESDSRDHVGIVTTELRAYNQDDELVLSLERTPMVLKRSHAEPSAAQPTGWPEGVGTQPSDLE from the coding sequence ATGGTTCGCGACACCGACGCGCACGACCGCGGGAGCTCAGACGCGACCGACGAGCGAAATCCGACCGCCGCGACCGACGGCGGCGCCGACCGCCGGCTCGTCGCCGGCTGGGAGGGCCGGTACTACGAGGACTTCGCGGTCGGCGACGTGTACAAGCACCCGTACGGGCGGACGGTGACCGAGACGGACAACGTCTGGTTCACCAACCTCACGATGAACGTCAATCCGATGCACTTCAACGAGGCGTACGCCGCCGAGACGGAGTTCGGCGAGCGCCTCGTCGACGGCACCTTCGTCATCGCGCTGGCGGTCGGGATGAGCGTCGTCGACGTGAGCGCCAACGCCACCGCGAACCTCGGCTACGACGAGATCCGCCACCACGCGCCCGTCTTCCACGGCGACACGCTGTTCGCGGAGTCCGAGGTGCTCGACAAGCGCGAGTCCGACTCCCGCGACCACGTCGGGATCGTCACCACGGAACTGCGCGCGTACAACCAGGACGACGAGCTCGTGCTCTCCCTGGAGCGCACGCCGATGGTGCTGAAGCGGTCGCACGCCGAGCCGAGCGCGGCGCAACCGACGGGCTGGCCGGAGGGGGTCGGCACCCAGCCGTCGGATCTGGAGTGA
- a CDS encoding cation:proton antiporter regulatory subunit, translating to MTIRESDLPGVGKKFEIELDDGEMVVVIHNTGKRELFRRPDPDADSEKVFEFGDDLARTIGSIVEGAYFQPVEPDTQETTLPGGILLEWYELQPGSPLIGETLESADIGNRTGLAVVAIQRDGEVIDSPSADTTLRESDTVIGVGTPENCAAFEELLTG from the coding sequence ATGACGATCCGCGAATCCGACCTCCCCGGCGTCGGGAAGAAGTTCGAGATCGAGCTCGACGACGGCGAGATGGTCGTCGTCATCCACAACACGGGCAAACGCGAGCTGTTCCGCCGGCCCGACCCGGACGCCGACTCGGAGAAGGTGTTCGAGTTCGGCGACGACCTCGCCCGGACGATCGGCTCGATCGTCGAGGGCGCGTACTTCCAGCCGGTCGAGCCCGACACGCAGGAGACGACCCTGCCCGGCGGCATCCTCCTGGAGTGGTACGAGCTCCAGCCGGGATCGCCGCTCATCGGCGAGACGCTGGAGAGCGCGGACATCGGCAACCGGACCGGACTCGCCGTCGTGGCGATCCAGCGCGACGGCGAGGTCATCGACAGCCCGAGCGCCGACACGACGCTCCGCGAGAGCGACACGGTCATCGGAGTGGGGACGCCGGAGAACTGCGCGGCGTTCGAGGAGCTCCTCACCGGATGA
- a CDS encoding DUF302 domain-containing protein, translating into MAIPFDPHELDPEEYGETRATLSMDHESAIERVREVCLDAGFGIPVEFSPSEMLNEKVDADRDPYYVLGACNPAMADRALDATDKRIGGLFPCNMIVWEESPGEQVVYHVSIMKIARLLGMPVDDEEMDAIIEDTGEMVDAVFAELAE; encoded by the coding sequence ATGGCGATCCCCTTCGATCCGCACGAGCTGGACCCCGAGGAGTACGGCGAGACGCGCGCGACGCTGTCGATGGACCACGAGTCCGCGATCGAGCGCGTCCGCGAGGTGTGTCTCGACGCCGGCTTCGGCATCCCGGTCGAGTTCTCCCCGTCCGAGATGCTGAACGAGAAGGTCGACGCCGACCGCGACCCGTACTACGTCCTCGGCGCCTGCAACCCGGCGATGGCGGACCGCGCGCTCGACGCGACCGACAAGCGCATCGGCGGGCTGTTCCCCTGCAACATGATCGTCTGGGAGGAGTCGCCCGGCGAGCAGGTCGTCTACCACGTCTCGATCATGAAGATCGCGCGCCTCCTCGGCATGCCCGTCGACGACGAGGAGATGGACGCGATAATCGAGGACACCGGCGAGATGGTCGACGCGGTGTTCGCGGAGCTGGCGGAGTAG
- a CDS encoding cation:proton antiporter — protein MALLDVGVMFAAVAVAGGLANRVGQSVIPFYIVAGMLLGEFVLGRLALPAVGTVYVPETEFIALGAELGIVFLLFFLGLEFNLDRLLARRRQIGTAGTIDLANFGAGLVLGWLVFGALLPAFLLAGIVYISSSAVITKSLIDLGWIANDEAEPLLGTLVYEDLFIAVYLAVASALVLGGGDVVAAAVDVGIAVGFILALLAAVQYGTPAFDRLVATDNPEFVALRSIATVVLVAGAALALGVSEAVAAFFVGMAFASTEYAHEIETLLEPVRDTFAAVFFFWIGLVTDPLLFGGVAALIALAVLVTTPTKLVTGFFAGRAFDLDTRRSTRVALGMTTRGEFSLIIATVAVSGAEAGTFDPAIAQTINAFAVGYVLVMAILGTTLMQYSGPFESVAVSWLDRGVDDGGTDRL, from the coding sequence GTGGCGCTGCTCGACGTCGGCGTCATGTTCGCCGCGGTCGCGGTCGCCGGCGGGCTCGCGAACCGCGTCGGCCAGTCCGTGATCCCCTTCTACATCGTCGCCGGGATGCTGCTCGGGGAGTTCGTCCTCGGGCGGCTCGCGCTGCCGGCGGTCGGGACCGTCTACGTCCCCGAGACGGAGTTCATCGCGCTCGGCGCGGAGCTCGGGATCGTCTTCCTCCTCTTTTTCCTCGGGCTGGAGTTCAACCTCGACCGCCTGCTCGCGCGGCGGCGCCAGATCGGGACGGCGGGGACGATCGACCTCGCGAACTTCGGGGCCGGGCTCGTCCTCGGCTGGCTCGTCTTCGGGGCGCTCCTGCCCGCGTTCCTGCTCGCCGGGATCGTGTACATCTCCTCGTCGGCGGTGATCACGAAGTCGCTCATCGACCTCGGCTGGATCGCCAACGACGAGGCCGAGCCGCTGCTCGGGACCCTCGTCTACGAGGACCTGTTTATCGCCGTCTACCTCGCCGTGGCCTCCGCACTCGTGCTCGGTGGCGGCGATGTGGTCGCGGCCGCGGTCGACGTCGGGATCGCGGTCGGGTTCATCCTCGCGCTGCTGGCCGCGGTCCAGTACGGCACGCCGGCGTTCGACCGGCTGGTGGCGACCGACAACCCGGAGTTCGTCGCGCTCCGGTCGATCGCGACCGTGGTGCTCGTCGCCGGCGCGGCGCTCGCGCTCGGCGTCAGCGAGGCGGTCGCGGCCTTCTTCGTCGGGATGGCGTTCGCCTCGACGGAGTACGCCCACGAGATCGAGACGCTGCTCGAACCCGTCCGCGACACGTTCGCGGCGGTGTTCTTCTTCTGGATCGGGCTCGTCACCGACCCGCTGCTGTTCGGCGGCGTGGCGGCGCTGATCGCGCTCGCGGTGCTCGTGACGACGCCGACGAAGCTCGTCACCGGCTTCTTCGCCGGGCGGGCCTTCGATCTCGACACCCGGCGGTCGACCCGCGTCGCGCTCGGGATGACGACCCGCGGGGAGTTCTCGCTGATCATCGCGACGGTCGCCGTGAGCGGGGCCGAGGCGGGGACGTTCGACCCGGCGATCGCCCAGACGATCAACGCGTTCGCGGTCGGCTACGTGCTCGTGATGGCAATCCTCGGGACGACGCTGATGCAGTACTCCGGGCCGTTCGAGTCGGTCGCGGTCTCGTGGCTGGATCGAGGCGTGGATGACGGCGGGACGGATCGGCTGTGA
- a CDS encoding MFS transporter translates to MDRAERRIVAFTAGSHGLVHTYELSIPILLTVWIAEFSTTAATLGLVSTVGYGLFGVGALPGGILVDRFGSKPLILACLGGMAASFLLVSVAPNLLALALAIGVWGVTASVYHPAGLSLLSKSVEQRGTALGYHGIGGNLGIALGPLATALLLLAFDWRIVAAALTVPAVAVAAYGVTVDVDAALPASAAADGGDEGGSAAGSGGAKGEVSPATIVDDTRVLLAGGFLIVFAFVTFSGLYYRTFLTFLPDLLGDALGGLIDVQLIDPESPYAEEFDLARYVYVAVLTVGVLGQYLGGRIADRIRPERGLIALMSVLAVLALLFVPAGATTASFLAVSLALGVALFTVQPLSQATVAAYSPSEARGISFGYTYLGIFGVGSLGAALAGWVLTRAGPRELFLVLAGIAVAGALSAAAIARFATRRD, encoded by the coding sequence ATGGACCGCGCCGAGAGACGGATCGTCGCCTTCACCGCCGGCTCGCACGGGCTCGTTCACACCTACGAGCTCTCGATCCCGATCCTGCTGACGGTGTGGATCGCGGAGTTCTCGACGACCGCGGCCACGCTCGGGCTCGTCTCCACCGTCGGCTACGGGCTGTTCGGGGTCGGCGCGCTCCCCGGCGGCATCCTTGTCGACCGGTTCGGTTCCAAGCCGCTCATCCTCGCGTGTCTCGGCGGGATGGCGGCGTCGTTCCTCCTCGTGAGCGTCGCCCCGAACCTGCTCGCGCTCGCGCTCGCCATCGGCGTGTGGGGCGTCACCGCGAGCGTCTACCACCCCGCGGGGCTGTCGCTGCTCTCCAAGTCCGTGGAGCAGCGCGGGACCGCGCTCGGCTACCACGGGATCGGCGGCAACCTCGGCATCGCCCTCGGCCCGCTGGCGACCGCGCTGCTCCTCCTGGCGTTCGATTGGCGGATCGTCGCGGCCGCGCTCACGGTTCCCGCCGTCGCCGTCGCCGCGTACGGCGTCACCGTCGACGTCGACGCGGCGCTCCCGGCGTCCGCGGCCGCCGACGGCGGGGATGAGGGAGGGAGCGCCGCCGGAAGCGGCGGCGCCAAAGGCGAGGTGTCGCCGGCCACGATCGTCGACGACACGCGGGTCCTGCTCGCCGGGGGGTTCCTGATCGTGTTCGCGTTCGTCACGTTCAGCGGGCTCTACTACCGGACGTTCCTCACGTTCCTGCCGGACCTCCTCGGGGACGCCCTCGGCGGGCTGATCGACGTCCAACTCATCGACCCCGAGAGCCCGTACGCCGAGGAGTTCGACCTCGCGCGGTACGTGTACGTCGCCGTCCTCACGGTCGGCGTCCTCGGGCAGTACCTCGGCGGGCGGATCGCCGACCGGATCCGCCCGGAGCGGGGGCTGATCGCGCTCATGTCCGTCCTCGCGGTCCTCGCGCTGCTGTTCGTCCCCGCCGGCGCGACCACCGCGTCGTTCCTCGCGGTCTCGCTCGCGCTCGGCGTCGCGCTGTTCACCGTGCAGCCGCTCTCGCAGGCGACGGTCGCGGCCTACTCGCCGAGCGAGGCGCGCGGCATCTCGTTCGGCTACACGTACCTCGGCATCTTCGGCGTCGGCTCGCTCGGCGCCGCGCTCGCGGGGTGGGTCCTCACCCGCGCCGGTCCCCGCGAGCTGTTCCTCGTCCTCGCCGGCATCGCGGTCGCGGGCGCGCTCTCGGCGGCCGCGATCGCCCGCTTCGCGACCCGGCGGGACTGA
- a CDS encoding branched-chain amino acid transaminase yields MGFDEMDVDTIWKNGEFLDWEDATTHVLTHALHYGSGVFEGVRCYDTEQGPAVFRWEEHLDRLFDSAKMYDMEIEHSREEITEATLELLDRQDLDSAYIRPIAYYGYDSLGVSPRDCPTDLVLAAWPWGAYLGEEALEEGVDVMVSSWRKHASSQVPTNVKTTGLYVNSMLAGEEARRNGYVEAIVLNKEGNVAEGPGENVFMVNDGEIYTTGPAQSILEGITRDTVIALAEERGYEVHDEAVISRGQLYTADELFFTGSAAEVTPIRSVDDTEIGAGTRGPVTEELQGAFFDLVERRTDDHDDWFTYL; encoded by the coding sequence ATGGGATTCGACGAGATGGACGTCGACACGATCTGGAAGAACGGGGAGTTCCTCGACTGGGAGGACGCGACGACCCACGTTCTGACCCACGCGCTCCACTACGGGAGCGGCGTGTTCGAGGGCGTCCGCTGTTACGACACCGAGCAGGGGCCGGCGGTGTTCCGGTGGGAGGAACACCTCGACCGGCTGTTCGACTCCGCGAAGATGTACGACATGGAGATCGAGCACTCCCGCGAGGAGATCACCGAGGCAACCCTCGAACTCCTCGACCGGCAGGACCTCGACTCCGCGTACATCCGCCCGATCGCCTACTACGGGTACGACTCGCTCGGCGTCTCGCCGAGGGACTGCCCGACCGACCTCGTGCTCGCGGCGTGGCCGTGGGGCGCGTACCTCGGCGAGGAGGCCCTCGAAGAGGGCGTCGACGTGATGGTCTCCTCGTGGCGGAAGCACGCCTCCTCGCAGGTGCCGACGAACGTGAAGACCACCGGCCTCTACGTCAACTCCATGCTCGCGGGCGAGGAGGCCCGGCGGAACGGCTACGTCGAGGCGATCGTCTTGAACAAGGAGGGGAACGTCGCCGAGGGGCCGGGCGAGAACGTGTTCATGGTGAACGACGGCGAGATCTACACCACCGGGCCGGCCCAGTCCATCCTCGAGGGGATCACCCGCGACACCGTCATCGCGCTCGCCGAGGAGCGCGGCTACGAGGTCCACGACGAGGCCGTCATCTCCCGCGGCCAGCTGTACACCGCCGACGAGCTGTTCTTCACCGGCTCCGCGGCCGAGGTCACCCCTATCCGCTCCGTCGACGACACCGAGATCGGCGCGGGCACCCGCGGTCCGGTCACCGAGGAGCTCCAGGGCGCCTTCTTCGACCTCGTCGAGCGCCGGACCGACGACCACGACGACTGGTTCACGTACCTGTAG
- a CDS encoding type IV pilin has translation MVAITVILAAVIGTFVLGLGDSLGDSQPTAQLDASIDYSNNNITVEHGGGDPIAAGEMTMIVNYNGSSYQSNGAYSERLTVGDQFVGEVGSPGTTVTANADEEVRIRIIHESSGSVLLDRTIDTTGSVNIGDSFPLSAA, from the coding sequence ATGGTCGCAATCACCGTGATCCTGGCCGCCGTCATCGGGACGTTCGTGCTCGGTCTGGGTGACTCGCTCGGCGACAGTCAGCCGACGGCGCAGTTAGATGCCAGCATCGACTACAGTAATAATAATATTACAGTCGAACACGGTGGCGGAGATCCGATTGCAGCCGGCGAAATGACTATGATTGTCAACTACAACGGCAGCAGCTACCAGTCCAACGGAGCATACAGTGAAAGGCTGACTGTGGGCGACCAGTTCGTGGGAGAAGTTGGAAGCCCCGGTACTACTGTAACCGCTAACGCAGATGAGGAAGTTCGTATCCGAATTATTCATGAAAGCAGTGGTTCAGTTCTTCTTGACCGAACAATTGACACGACTGGTTCTGTCAATATTGGAGACAGTTTCCCTCTCAGCGCAGCATAA